A single genomic interval of Monodelphis domestica isolate mMonDom1 chromosome X, mMonDom1.pri, whole genome shotgun sequence harbors:
- the LOC103094578 gene encoding uncharacterized protein LOC103094578, with protein sequence MITRSQVAKGTKIMPVRRSVRIMRMQRLLAKKKEAKEEHQVRVQARRKRRVQKKNTTNEGEATGSGSTPTTQGQVQTGPRVKVSHPARSGYSVMISTCTSAHSSGTIGPLGQTSSRGRSVSSFISQTGRFSQSGTDVSNSNYLGPSNDAGSSGILNVNNGDLCDCLQRECPGCFSPCPTCSSPKCGTICRVNREWIFEDYA encoded by the coding sequence ATGATTACCCGCTCTCAGGTTGCCAAAGGCACAAAGATTATGCCTGTGAGAAGATCTGTCCGCATCATGCGGATGCAGAGGCTGCTGGCCAAGAAGAAGGAGGCCAAAGAAGAGCATCAGGTGAGAGTCCAGgccaggaggaagagaagagttcAGAAGAAGAACACCACCAATGAGGGAGAAGCCACTGGCAGCGGCAGCACTCCCACTACCCAAGGCCAGGTCCAGACTGGCCCCCGTGTCAAAGTCAGTCACCCAGCCAGGAGTGGCTATTCCGTCATGATCAGCACCTGCACCAGTGCCCACTCCAGTGGCACCATCGGCCCCCTTGGTCAGACCAGCTCCAGAGGCCGGAGCGTCTCCAGCTTCATCAGTCAGACTGGCCGCTTTTCCCAGAGTGGCACTGACGTCAGCAACAGCAACTACCTTGGCCCAAGTAACGACGCCGGCTCCAGTGGCATTCTGAATGTCAATAATGGTGACCTCTGTGACTGCCTGCAGAGGGAATGTCCTGGCTGCTTCTCGCCATGCCCCACCTGCTCTTCTCCCAAGTGTGGGACCATCTGCCGTGTCAACCGGGAGTGGATCTTCGAGGA
- the LOC103095065 gene encoding sialidase-like — MTSSSQSAKDENEPVRRSARIMEKQKLLAKKKEAKEHHQSRVQAMKKGRVQKKKTAQEGDGKGSGSTPTTQDEVQTSSSVQTGPHAKTGRPAKTGPRAKPGPREKTGNPANTTSSPTKNGTRAKTVLRAKTVQQAKAAPPTKARTRGIIGPLGQTVPSAQCDPSSSTGSFDQSGPITYTSSNDYANYTHYTAPSTNPYADYASSSNYAVSSNYTVPSNYAVPSNYPVPSNYAVPSTYTAPSTYTGSGNYAVPSNYAGPSSYTVPSNYTVSNNYAGPSSYTVPSNYTVSNNYVGPSSYAGPSTYTGSSSYAGPSSYSGPSSYAGPSSYAVPSNFTVPSNYAGPSNYANYIGPTNYACSSDYAGPSSYTGRGDYVVPKDYTTSTNYTEYASTSASIYANPSVYTGPSNYGGPSSYAGSNLFRDYAIPNDFMGPNYYSGPNHYASTSDYANYANYANRNDYVNYAGLKDYAQYTRPSDYAIPSNYTSFSNYTGPSAYTGPKHYEIYAAPSDTTGPTDTTGPTDTTGPTDTTGPTDITGPTDNTGSTDTTGPSDTTGPTDNSNPTNTTGPTDNSGPTDNTGPTDNTGSTDNTGSTDNTSSNTAQEAVKLPQDKKGMKKNEEQESPNLTGEDLCNCLDIRCPGCFYPCSECQSTKCGTNCRLRRKWVYEAIVNEDKDLLSTFPVFQAKF; from the exons ATGACTAGTAGCTCTCAAAGTGCTAAGGATGAGAATGAGCCTGTGAGAAGATCAGCCCGCATCATGGAGAAGCAGAAACTGCTGGCCAAGAAGAAGGAGGCCAAAGAACATCATCAGTCGAGAGTCCAAGccatgaagaagggaagagtcCAGAAGAAGAAAACTGCCCAGGAGGGAGATGGTAAAGGCAGCGGCAGCACTCCCACTACCCAAGACGAGGTCCAGACCAGCTCCAGTGTCCAGACTGGGCCCCATGCCAAAACTGGTCGTCCAGCCAAGACTGGTCCCCGTGCCAAGCCTGGCCCCCGTGAAAAGACTGGCAACCCAGCAAATACTACCAGCTCACCCACCAAAAATGGAACCCGTGCCAAAACAGTCCTCCGTGCCAAGACGGTCCAACAAGCTAAGGCCGCCCCGCCAACCAAAGCCCGCACACGTGGCATCATTGGCCCCCTTGGCCAGACCGTCCCTAGTGCCCAGTGCGACCCCAGTAGTAGCACTGGCTCCTTTGACCAGAGTGGCCCCATAACCTACACCAGCTCTAATGACTATGCCAATTATACTCACTACACTGCTCCCAGCACCAATCCCTATGCAGACTATGCCAGCTCCAGCAACTATGCAGTATCCAGCAACTACACAGTACCAAGCAACTACGCAGTACCCAGCAATTATCCAGTACCCAGCAACTATGCAGTACCCAGCACCTATACTGCTCCCAGCACCTACACAGGTTCCGGCAACTACGCAGTCCCCAGCAACTATGCGGGCCCCAGCAGCTACACAGTTCCCAGCAACTACACTGTCTCCAACAACTATGCGGGTCCCAGCAGCTACACAGTTCCCAGCAACTACACTGTCTCCAACAACTATGTGGGCCCCAGCAGCTATGCGGGTCCCAGCACCTATACAGGTTCCAGCAGCTATGCCGGCCCTAGCAGCTACTCAGGCCCCAGCAGCTACGCAGGCCCCAGCAGCTATGCAGTTCCCAGCAACTTCACAGTCCCCAGCAACTATGCTGGCCCCAGCAACTACGCAAACTACATTGGGCCTACCAACTATGCTTGTTCCAGCGACTACGCAGGCCCTAGCAGCTACACAGGCCGTGGTGACTATGTAGTCCCCAAGGACTATACCACTTCCACCAACTACACTGAGTATGCCAGCACTAGTGCCAGCATCTACGCAAACCCCAGTGTCTACACAGGCCCCAGCAACTATGGAGGGCCCAGCAGCTATGCAGGCTCCAACCTCTTCAGGGATTATGCTATCCCCAACGATTTCATGGGCCCCAACTACTACAGTGGCCCCAACCACTATGCCAGTACCAGTGACTATGCCAACTATGCCAACTATGCCAACCGTAACGACTACGTCAACTATGCTGGCCTCAAAGACTATGCACAGTACACCCGCCCCAGTGACTACGCCATCCCCAGCAACTACACCAGCTTCAGCAACTACACTGGCCCCAGTGCTTACACAGGCCCCAAACACTACGAAATCTACGCTGCCCCCAGCGACACCACTGGCCCTACTGACACCACTGGCCCTACTGACACCACTGGCCCTACTGACACCACTGGCCCCACTGACATCACTGGCCCTACCGACAACACTGGCTCCACTGACACCACTGGCCCCAGTGACACCACTGGTCCCACCGACAACAGTAACCCCACCAACACCACTGGTCCCACCGACAACAGTGGCCCCACTGACAACACTGGTCCCACCGACAACACTGGCTCCACTGACAACACTGGCTCCACCGACAATACTAGCTCAAACACAGCACAAGAAGCTGTGAAGCTCCCACAAGacaagaaaggaatgaagaagaatGAAGAGCAAGAGAGTCCAAATCTGACCGGAGAAGACCTCTGCAACTGCCTGGACATCCGTTGCCCGGGCTGCTTCTACCCATGTTCTGAGTGCCAGTCCACCAAGTGTGGGACCAACTGCCGCCTCCGCCGGAAATGGGTCTACGAGGCCATTGTCAACGAGGATAAAGATTTGCTCAgcacctttccagttttccaggCTAA GTTTTAA
- the LOC107650461 gene encoding ARL14 effector protein-like, with product MSANVEGQVEKAQAQAQATEEETTAPEAAPGAAEAAAGATAGATDGAAAEAAAGNAEEAAAGDVAGADAGAAGAGAGAGAAVRERAPFQIHQMEEEQIQAVVQQLIALTVRKKVLQGDGEKANGMEAAAEAFPGSLNPWRSDPLLPRQNEKEKKDRRKYDRQGRLLCNGVDLCDCLMAECPGCFYPCPKCSSRKCGVKCRCNRRWVYRKTENECGDVVSAFPFDYPD from the coding sequence ATGAGCGCCAACGTGGAAGGCCAAGTTGAAaaggcccaggcccaggcccaggccaCAGAAGAGGAGACCACAGCTCCTGAGGCAGCTCCTGGGGCAGCTGAGGCTGCTGCTGGGGCTACTGCTGGGGCTACTGATGGGGCTGCTGCTGAGGCTGCTGCCGGGAATGCTGAGGAGGCTGCTGCTGGGGATGTTGCTGGGGCTGACGCTGGGGCTGCTGGGGCTGGCGCTGGCGCTGGGGCAGCCGTGAGGGAGAGGGCTCCTTTTCAGATCCATCAGATGGAAGAGGAGCAAATCCAAGCCGTGGTCCAGCAGCTGATCGCCTTAACTGTGCGGAAGAAGGTCCTCCAGGGAGATGGGGAGAAAGCCAATGGCATGGAGGCCGCTGCCGAGGCCTTCCCAGGGAGCCTGAATCCCTGGAGATCCGACCCTCTGCTGCCGAGgcagaatgaaaaagagaagaaagacaggAGGAAGTATGACCGCCAAGGCAGGCTGCTTTGCAATGGCGTCGACCTGTGCGACTGCCTCATGGCCGAGTGCCCGGGCTGCTTCTACCCATGCCCCAAATGCAGCTCCCGCAAGTGCGGGGTCAAGTGTCGCTGCAACCGTCGCTGGGTGTACAGGAAGACCGAAAATGAGTGTGGCGACGTGGTCAGTGCCTTCCCATTCGACTATCCTGACTAA